Proteins found in one Borrelia sp. A-FGy1 genomic segment:
- a CDS encoding Erp family outer-surface lipoprotein gives MKKNIINIIVSLLLYSCYLDFQSNRQIEDKNKEYRKIEFTEFSVGIKHKRDSNWQDLGTLVIRRESSGVETGLNAGGHSAGFFDVEEKEVNSFLEAMTKGGSFDVVNYYGYQEGIEGSPISKKIETKIETIDNATYVTFVGKSSSYAIPLDEFKKHLK, from the coding sequence ATGAAAAAAAATATTATTAATATTATTGTAAGTTTACTACTTTATTCTTGTTACCTAGATTTTCAAAGTAACAGGCAAATAGAAGATAAAAATAAAGAATATAGAAAAATAGAATTTACTGAATTTAGTGTAGGCATTAAACACAAAAGAGATAGTAATTGGCAAGATTTAGGAACATTAGTCATAAGGAGAGAATCTAGTGGAGTTGAGACAGGGCTAAATGCAGGTGGGCATAGTGCAGGATTTTTTGATGTAGAAGAAAAAGAAGTTAATAGTTTCCTAGAAGCAATGACTAAGGGTGGATCATTTGATGTTGTTAACTACTATGGTTATCAAGAAGGAATAGAAGGCAGTCCTATAAGCAAAAAAATAGAAACAAAAATAGAAACTATTGATAATGCTACCTATGTTACATTTGTAGGAAAAAGTAGTTCATATGCAATTCCATTAGATGAGTTTAAAAAGCATTTGAAATAA